In the genome of Lathyrus oleraceus cultivar Zhongwan6 chromosome 4, CAAS_Psat_ZW6_1.0, whole genome shotgun sequence, the window gagaagacaccatatgagatatggagtggtaagaaaccatatatgtcatacatgaagatttggggttgcgaagtttatatgaaacgacaaatttcaactaagctttagctcaaatctgacaaatgcttatttattgggtatcctaaagaaacaagagggtattacttctacaatccttctgagggcaaagtgtttgtcgctcgaactggagttttcctaaaaaaggattttatttctaaaggaattagtgggaggaaagtagagcttgaagaaattcaagaatcacaaagcattgatacacctatggagacattagagcaggaaacacaagtagttgtggaagagcaacctgctcaagtagaacaagaccaacgtaggtcaagcaggatacgtcacctacctgagagaaatggatatctcataactgatcaaggtgatgtattactcatggatcaagatgagcctgtgacatacaaagaggccataactggtcccgagtctgagaagtggctagaagccatgaaatctaaaatggattccatgtacacataccaagtttggaccttggtagagcctcctgtaggagttaaccctataggatgcaagtgggtcttcaaaaagaagactgacatggatggtaagatacatacctataaggcaagactggttgcaaaaggatataaacaagttcatggggttgactatgataaaaccttttcaccagttgcaacGCTTAAATCTGTTtagattttacttgctatcgttgcatatcatgattatgaaatatggcagatggatgtcaaaactactttccttaatgggaatcttcttgaggatgtgtacatgacataACCAGATGGATTTgacaccgatgctagcttccagacagataaggatgactttagatcgcaatctggttatgtgttttgcttaaactGTGGCGTTGTGAGATGGAgaagttcaaagcaagatacagttgctgattctacaatcgaggccgagtatattgttgcctcaagtgtatcaaaggaagttgtttggatcaaaaagttcattagtgaacttggcatagttcctagcattgtggatctcattggtctctattgtgataacaatggtgctatcgcacaagctaaggagcctatatctcaccaacgatccaaacacatacttaggcattatcacctcatttgagagataatagatagaggagatgtgaaaatatgcagagtacctacacttgacaatattgttgacccactaataaagcctcttgcgcagcagaagcatgatggccatactagatctatgggcattaggggtatgcctgattggctctagtgctagtgggagattgttggtgtaagccctagaggccaatacttttggtacttgtatcgaattatttattaataataaaaggcttttttctttattatgtttgtttaataaagtccctagaatagctagtccgtttaatgtatcaagtgtgacttaaccatgagatcccattaaacataagacaatattcttaaagtatctgtagtcgagctttattgtgaagtgggataatattaaagcattaaaactattatgtatatagactgatgatcacatctcatggatcatggataatgagttatcaagtcttagatataggtatgaatattaagagtaatatttatactggattgacccgttatgagaatactatataaaatattatgcaaagtgtcataagttattctcatggtgataatggtgtacaccacccttcgacctgaaaccgCTATGGATCCTATATGTAGAATCGAGTGCCAcattgttgatcaaacattgcccgtaactagatgaccataaagacagttgatggatactccatgaagcatgttgagggacatgagtgacctagatggaattttcccatcccgcgtaacaggatagatatctacgggcccaatattgaactggacaaggatgacacggtctatgccctgtgttcaatatagacataagggcaaacgggtaattatacacataagtattatttcaaaaggatttgtcagatcacatgacattttcgtgtcttgggtagcagtgatgtgttgctagataccgctcactgtttattatgttaaatatgtgatttaatataattgctaatgtcgcgaaaacctacagggtcacacacaaaaggacggattgatgagagatagagtaaataaggaacaccgtaaggtacggtgcacttaagtgaattgtagaacatcgtaaggtacgttgtacttaagtagaatataaaatatggtaaggtaccacacgcttaagtgattttggcatattataagatatggctcacatacacttaagtgggctttttagcttgcagcccacataagtggctctataaatagagcccttgtgcagaagcatttgagCAGATGTAATtccgtttctctctctctctctctctctctctctctcacacacacacacacacacacacacacacacatacacacacacacacacacacacacatacactcacttaaagccttcattcgtagaagctagcactgagattgaaggaattcgttcgtgtggactgagtagaggcgttttcatcattcaatgttcgtgatcgctctgtagatctgcatcaaagatttcaatctccacaagaggtaacgattctatcactgatcatgctcattcgtaaggatcactaaaggagaaattttttaacttccgctgcgttttggatcgcaattctccttcattaAGAACTTCTAAAATATTCACAATATTAATATGTTCTAAGTCTAAAAATTTAGAAAGAGTAGCTTCTCCTTGAATGTCAAGTTTCAGGGTCTGTAGTTGTGTGTCTGTATTGTAGCTCCTTATATATAGAGGGATAAAAGTCACATTgaagactttcaccaaaaggttGGTAAACCTTTGTACTTGATTAAACACATCAAGCAAACACCTTTTTGCAGGAGGAATTATCCATTAAGGCTCAGACAACCAAAAGAGATATTTTTCCTCAAGTCTTCATGTGATCGAAAGGTCTTTGAGTCTGTCAGAGTTGCCTTGGTTGAAGAGCTTCTACTTTAGAGGTTGACTTACTTCAGACTTCACTCTTCAGAGGCTGGTCACATCATAGTCCTCTTCTTGTCTTCAGAAGCTTCAGATTCCGAATCACCAGAGGCTGACTTTCTCTAGAATTGACTTCTTTAGAGTCTGGATCACTACTAGAGGCAAAGTCTTCAGAAGTACTCTTCAAAGATAGAGTTTGATCTTCAAATTTAGATTCCTCAAGCACCTCTTCATCTATCTCAATCATTGAATCCTGAATACTTAAACAAATGTTAGTATACTCAATTTCTCTTTAAATATTTTGTTTTCATCAAAACCAAAAGGATGTGGTATTAACCAATTTTGTTTCAACATCATCCCAGAGCATACTAAGAACACTTATCCCCGAATCAAAATAAAATATCTGATACAAGTTAttgggaaaaacaaacaaaacataGAGGAAAAAGAAGAACACAATCACAAAACAAAAACATAATGTTGAAACTCCAAAACCGGAGAAAAACCACGGATTTTGTCAATAGAAAACTAGAGAATAACACTATGTGAAATTTTTTATAACACAAAATATACCCTCAACTAACTCAGGCCCCTAGTACACCCACACCCtctaaaataaatatttaactaCATCTTATAATACTCTAATACAAAAGTATAAGAGAACAAGGAAAGAAAGTGAAATACAAGCTTAAAGTACTTTTAACTGGTACATCttggaatgaagaacttgaatcctATATATAGTCTTGGACTCCCTCTTACTCACAAAACTAAGCAATGTGGGGATTCAAAAAACTTGTATCATATATATAGTCTTGGACTCTACTCTCTCttcattcacaaaactaagcgaCATGAGACTTattcaacatgtatattttcaacaAACCCAAACAATCACCACCTTaattgaaaataatacataagtTTTCATTGTCTTCACCGAATCATACTCCACAATAAAGAGTAAtatgtatattttcaaccaacctCAACAGTTTTAGATTTGGTATAAACAATATTGTCTTAGTACATAAGAGTCATTTGTTCTATTTATGTTTTGTTTAAGTTAATTTAGGTTATATTCTGTTTCAAAAATCTACATGTTAAAATaagaaaattaaaaaatttaaaattaaaaaaattaaaacaagGGTTTTATCCTCGATTGTGTCCTTAAATCGAGGTAAAAAAACTGCATCTATTCTCTCATTTCTGAAGTCCAACCGAGGGAAATAGTGGGACGCGCTTTTGTgttttgaaaatacaaaaatattgtTTTGGGAGGTTAAACCTGTGACCATCTCTAAATATTTCCTCAGTTGATAAATAATTCGAGAGAAAAAGTAACATGTTTTTCATAACACACTTTTATACCTATTTACTTATTCATAGTAGTGAttggattttttttattttttttttatgatttttttttattgtCTTTGTTTTTTATTTAGGGTGATTTGATTTGAATAATTATTGAATATATTTTGCTATgatttttgaaaagaaaaaaaaatactTGTCATTAAATCACTAAAATCATGACAATGTTTTATTATTAAAATCTAAAAAAGTCATATTTTTAAAATATGATTACTTTGTtatatgaagaaaaaaaagagTAAGAGTACAAAAAAAGTAGTCTTATTTCATTTATAGTGAAATATTTTATCAGTTAATTAATCATATTATATTATATTTAGGATAAACTCGAAAATAGTTTGAAACTCGATTCGACAATTAAATCGTTGAATTAGGTTCATGAATCAAATGAGTTGAATATGTGAGATAAACtaagtttattaattaaatgaattaaatttGAACTATACATAGTTCGATTTGGTAGGCTCATAAATCAATTCGATTATATATGAGAAGGATTATATTGTCTTTAAGAGCATGTTTAAAAATTTACTATAAATATTGACTCTATATTGTCTCTTTCGTACTAGTTAAAACAGTAAAACCGACAATCACGTTTATAGTTATCTTTGTTGGAGGCATAATAACATTTGGTAAAATAATATGTGTAATAAAAGTTGTAAATGGTGTAATTATTTTGTGATGAAAATATTTCAATTTCTATTAATTTTTTATGTAATATTTCATTAAATTTGTAAGGTTCCTAAACGTTTAACTGAAGTTGTAAATTTTTTAGACTAATTTAAATTTCAATTGACTAGTTTTTTATTAGACTTTTAAATATATTTCTTGAAAGTTGTGTAGTTTTTGAATTAGTAGATTCTTGAGACAAAGTTAAATTCCATTctaataatttttattttatttttaaaaaaatattaatttaaaatatcaatatatatatatatatatatatatatatatatatatatatatatatatatatatatatatattaaaaaatagacttaaaaaatgacttttaaATCCGTCAGGCAAGTGAGCAGAAACTAATAACATGAATCCAACAAGTTGAACCTAATTGTTGGTAAACTTTATAATGAATCGAGTTTGAGCTAAATAAAAATTCATATCAAACTCAAACCGAGATTTTAGCTGAATCAATTTTTAACGAGTCGAATTGAGGCGAATTCGACTCAACTCATTTTCAACCTTAATTATATTACATTGTATTATATTACCTTCTAttctatttataaaaaaaaatattttttagattCATTGAGTAATCAATGTATCTGATCTGTATAATGTATTaaatacattaattatttaatgaatctaaaaaattaattttctattataaataaaaatacagaaaatattatattatatatacAATATATGTAGAATCAAATAATGACAAACAAAACTGTCTGCTTATCACTAACTTAAGTTCATTATCATCATCCCAAACtcatcaataataataataataataataataattattattattattattattattattattattattattattattattattattattattattattattattattattattattattattattattacagCTAATGAAAATAAGGTAACGAGTAAATGAGTTCAATTGTTTAATTAGAgttttttatatattaaaaaaatgtGAATTTTATACTCCATTAAATAGTTTTTAgtttaattttagtctttattaatataaaatatagttttttttatttgtttGCAATATTAAAAATCACTTATTAAGAAAactattaaaaattattttttttaaaagcTATTCAAAACAACTTCTTATTTGTGTTTAAAAGTAaaattttaacaaaaaaaatgTTGTAACAATTGGGCTTAGCTCTCAGAAAAAATATTAAACATAATTCTATTTATTTTGGTAATATCTTATGTTTGACAAATACATTATAAATAATGaaattttaaatcaaataattcaatcaaagtcaaataTTTTCAAGTCTGTAAAAAAAATATGTCAAATCCTTCAAAATAATATTGTAGTTATTGAAATCCACAAATATTCTACTATTAGAACCGCACACAAGTTTGAACAATGGTTTTTCTCTGCATAAATCAGGTATTGTAACCTCTTTCTCAAAAGTTATAATTCTAGTCAAATCAAAATAAATTTGTGTTATCCCATTCAAATACTAATTGTTGATAATTAAATAAGTGAGATAGTAAATATTTAATGAAAAAACAAACAGACATGGTGTTAACAATTTTGTATATTAAAAAAAACACATTCATATCTCTTGTTGAGTAAATTAATAATTTAGTAAATcaaattaatttaaatatttaattaataaataCAATGATTTAGTTTATTTCTTTGAAGAGGTGAATTGCATAGGTAGATAATAATGTATTCGGTGGGTGGATGATGTAAATATAtaaatgaaaataaagaaatatATTTTGTTTTTTTCATCATAATTTATTGGAATATTCATTTTCATCCCATAATTTCCTCCACGAAACATTGACTAGTTTTTAACTTTTGAAAgactaaaataaaaatatcaataAAATATTAACCTCAAGTTCTTCACCGCCGCTATTAAAAGGTGTGAAGGTTGGGCAAAATAAGACACCCAAGTGAAGATGAGTGAAAAAGAAGAGAGAATGTTTGGTCATGATGCTGAGAAAATCCAAGAGCTTCAGTTATTCACGACACCACCGTTACGACTCCAAACATTGAATACTAATACCACCACAAACAACAACGACCATGAACCACCCTCCACTGTTGTGCGCCGTCCCCGAGGGCGTCCACTTGGCTCCAAGAATAAGCCTAAGGCACCTATCATAGTAACATCTGAAAGCCCTAATGCACTATGTTCTCATGTGCTTGAGATCGCTAATGGAGTTGATGTGTCAAAAAGTATATTTGATTACGCTCGTCGTCAACGAAGGGGGGTCTCCATCCTCAATGGAAATGGAGTGGTGACGCGTGCCAGGCTTCGTCAACCCACGGGAAAAGTCATAACCCTTCAAGGGAAGTTTGATATTCTTTCGATATATGGGACAATTTTCCCGCCACCAACACCTACGTTTGTTGGAGGATTAAGAGTTCACTTATCAGGAACGAAAGGACATGTCATTGAGGGTAGTGTGATTCCTCCATTGGTGGCTTCAGGTCCGGTGACTTTAACAACTGCTTCCTTTGCAAACATTGCTCTTGAAAAGATTTCTTCTGTGTCGAATGACTAGAAAGAGCATCAATTTCGTACctttatttaaattaataattttgTGGTTGgaataaaaaaattgttttatGCTTACTCATTTCCATTCTATGGAGCTCTCTATATAATATAATAAATATGAACAATTGCTTATCTATCTTAAGTTTGATTATAATATCTTTTCTGCTACACAAATTATCTAGATATTCAATTGAGTGAAAATAAATGATATGGTGTGGATTAAATCGATAAATAAATTGATTTGGTCCATATTAAGATAAGAAAATTGG includes:
- the LOC127135174 gene encoding AT-hook motif nuclear-localized protein 29; the protein is MSEKEERMFGHDAEKIQELQLFTTPPLRLQTLNTNTTTNNNDHEPPSTVVRRPRGRPLGSKNKPKAPIIVTSESPNALCSHVLEIANGVDVSKSIFDYARRQRRGVSILNGNGVVTRARLRQPTGKVITLQGKFDILSIYGTIFPPPTPTFVGGLRVHLSGTKGHVIEGSVIPPLVASGPVTLTTASFANIALEKISSVSND